CACAGCGGTAGAACCCTCCCGGccaattaatttcttcaacccCTTGATATGCCCGATCGCGTGCCTCTTTGAGATCTATTCCCTTGGCGGTCACCCCAAGAACACGTCCCCCAGCAGCAATGAAATTGCCATCTAAATCCAGTGCAGTTCCAGCATGAAATACCTTAACAGATGGAGTAACAGCTTCTGCTTCATCAAGGTTCCGGATCACACTTCCCTTCTCATATGAACCCGGGTACCCCTTACTTGCCATTACCACCACCATGGCTGACCCAGCCGACCAGTTCAATGACACCTCGCTTAACTGTCCTCTACAAGCTGCAAGTAGAACTTGTGCCAGATCAGACTCCAAGCGAACCATTAAAACCTGTTGATCATTAAGCCAAACAGGCACCGAAAGTTGTTGTTAACATGTTATTCAACAGCAACACGATCTGAATAGGACGGAAAATAAAATACCTAATTTCCATGCCTAAGTTCCAAACTTCCATACAAGAGGCTGATCTACCATTAAGCCTAATATTTTGATATGACACAGAACCACCAGTCAAACAACCTATCAAAGTAACGGCCAAACTAGCAACCAGAACATTAAACTATAAACACTTACAGATTTATGCTACGTAATGAGCAGAGTGCAAAGATATGCTTGAAACCATATGGTGTTCATAACCCACATAACTCGTGCAAGTAGACAAGAAAAAGAATAGTGGCCGGACAAGCAATGGAGGTACACAATCCAAACCAGTACATTGAAACTGGAGATAAACAGGaagagaaaataaataagaCCACAGTCCATCAAAATTGCAAACACCGCATCCGAATAAAATTGGCTTTTGCATCATAGTTTCCTCTATCTCACTAAACTCAGTTCAGTTCAGTTCCAACTTTTTCCCTGTACATGAATAATACATACTACCATTCCCACACCAACCTAATAGGTAGACTAAgataaattcaaattttcatcaAATCATTCCGCAACCCATTCCTTCGATTAAAAGAAAAGGATTTGGAAAGAACGAGAGACAGACATAAACCACCTTTCAACTACAGAACCTAAATTGTTGGCTGTAAAATTAGCAAAAATTTTTTGATAAAGACTTCCCAAATTGTAAAAGCAACATGAGATGCATTAAACAACGATTGTGTGAGATTTCAAGTAAATCCTAATCCTCCGCATTTAAAATGAACAAATGAATCATTTAAATAGGTATCTACTAGTGATCTGTTTACTGACCTGACACTCTGGATCACCAAAACGTACATTGTACTCTATCAGTTTAGGTAAGCCAGACTTTTTTTCTATCATGAGTCCAGCATATAAAACCCCAACAAACTTGCGGCCCTCGGCTGACATGCCTTTCACTGTGGGGTAAATGATGGATTTCATGACTAAATCTTCAAGTTCTTTAGTTAGGATGGGGGCTGGTGAGTATGCACCCATTCCACCAGTATTAGGCCCCATATCACCATCCCCAACGCGTTTATGGTCCTGAGCAGATTCCAGAGGAATAGCATTCTCTCCATCCACCATTGCAAAGAAAGACGCTTCTTCTCCTTCCAGATATTCCTCAACAATGACACGACAACCTGCAGACCCAAAAGAACCTTTTACTAGCATTGAGTCAACAGCATCAAAAGCCTCATTCAAAGTCATAGCAACAATAACTCCTTTCCCAGCAGCCAATCCATCAGCTTTAACGACAACAGGCACCCCTTGCTCTTGTATATATTGTTTTGCAGCAGATGGGTCTGTAAAGGTTTGATACTgcatcaattaatcaattcattagTTAACTCTtgtttttatgaaaatatcGACACAAGAACTGAAAAGGCAATGCCAATCGTTTTTCATTATCATTTTCGAGTTCTAATGATCATAAGCAAGCAATATTTGAAGTTAACAACACCCTTTTATAACATAATATCAAACGTAATACAAACCTTAGCAGTAGGTATTCCATACTTGTCGCACAAACTTTTCATAAAGTTCTTGGACCCTTCCAAAGCAGCAGCCTCAGATGAAGGGCCGAAGGCATGGATTCCAACCTTAAGCAGATCATTTACGAGACCAGCAACAAGAGGGGCCTCTGGTCCAACAACGACAAGCCCCACACCCCATTTGCGGCAGAATGAAATGACAGCTGAGCTATCAGAGATGTCAAGGTCTGAAATACAAGTGGCATCCCCAGAGGTGGAAATTCCGGGGTTGCCAGGGGCACAAAAGACAGTATCACAAGAAGGGGATCGCTTCAATGCGTAGCAAAGAGCGTGTTCCCTTCCACCTCCCCCAATCACCAAAACCACCACCCGCTCTACTGTAGCATCAACAAGTAAAACTAAATCATTATACACATACATTCCTACCTACATAGTTATCTACACCAAATATACATACACAAACATAATTAAACTTTCATGCATTGCATAAACATATATACATGGCGCGGGTCCGTGGCACCACTCTTTTACACAAACTTTTGACGCAAGTTTTTTTCTTGCCACTGTAATATATTTCAACGATTCAAACCATCAATCATTTAGAACAAGATTCATCGATCATGAATACCACTGTAATATATTTCAACGATTCAAACCATCAATCATTTAGAACAAGATTCATCGATCATGATCGATCATTCATTCCGTCCCCTATATAGGTATTGCCATATTCCACTAAAGTGATGAtggttgcaatttttttttcaataaaaaataaaactcagAAATACATACGAAttaatttctaaaaaaataataataaaaaaacaccaaaaatcAGATATGATTAACCAGAAAGcatgaaaatttgaaagaaaataaaaatcaaacgaAGTAAAATATGAGAGgggtgtttttaatttttgccgAAGTACCAGGAGCAACAGTGGCAGATTGGGCGCGAAGGGAAAAGGACGGCGGTGATTTGTGAGGACGAAAAGTGAGAAGGGTGGATGGGGAGCCGTTGGGATGGCGGCGAGAGCGGATGGACCCCACAAAGGCGAGGAAGGGCTTCGGAGAGCAGCGGAGGAAGTGGGTGTTGTTGTTGAGTTTGAGAGAAATAGCTCCGGCGAGGTCCAACGTCTTACAACCCATTATTTCCTACGAATCAGAGAATCTATGTGTCCTGTCTGTTTTCTCCCCTTTTGTGTTCCGCAAATCAGAGAATCTATCCTGCGCGCGAATTTAAATTGGAAGGAAGAATAAAGATGACGATGGGTTTGGGGGGTTTTGGGTGTTCGTGTCATTTTCCAAAGAACTGAGGGTTTATGGCGCTCAAACTAATTAAAGAACcaagaaatttaaaaagtaaagtaaattaaatgagatttttttttagtacatcaacatttttacactaaagagaGGAAAAGTTCGGTAAAACCACATAATAAGCAGCCtgatttggtatcgaatttgtAATCCACAATATTCTAATCTAAGACCTCACTTTCAAGTGGAGAGAAATACCAAAAGACCGCAGTACTAAATGATTCGTTAATTTGTTGACTACGGccgaaaaaattaaaataattgatTTGGATCGCAAAGGATTGAGAATAGTGTTAAAATTTGCTACCCAAACTTAATAAGTTCAGCCCTAAATATATAGGATTGTCTCTAACGCACCAAAAATATAATCAAGGCGATTTCCTCCTTTCTTTCGCCCGGTTCATATACACGTAGCTTTCATCTGTAACCTAGGGGCTCCAGTCCTTTGTGTGATCTTTTTGGTGTTTTGTATAAAGACGTTGTATATGCGTGTATCTCTCTCATCGCTTTACAAGTAATAAGAGAAATATACACATACATAATTTGTACAAGTACAGAAAATCATCGCGTTCCCTTGCAATTGCCATGTTCCCTTCCCCCATTACTAACTCTCCTAAATGCTTCTCAAAATCCAAACAGCCTTCTCCCTCGAACTGCTTTTAGCACTTTAAAAAAGTATCGTGCGCTCTTCTCCAGACGAGAGGAGGGCGCAATGTTGTGTAGCTAGCTGAGTTTACGGTATCAAAGCTCACTGTGAAGAGTACAGGATCAAATTCGAACAGTCCGAGACTGTTTTCAATTTTGCATTCTTTTTCTTGGTTCAATCAAAGCAAAGCCAATCCAAGTACATGCTCCGTTCTGTCCATCTCGTAAGCACTTCATTCGTATTAAAAATCAAGAACGAAGAGGAAGCACAGCATCAACGTAACTCAGGATACGCGAGATTCACATTGTTCAAATTGAAAGCACAAAGACTGAgtcaaaaaattaaacaaattataGTAGACAAAAGGGCCGTTCAACCATACAGCAAgggaaggaagaaagaaaaaagaaactctTGGCGTATACATATTACCTGTCTTTATATCTCATGTTCCTCGCGGTGGGAGTCACAATAACATACATATTATCTATATTTGGTCTTCAAATAAGCATACAAAACTACCTCTATCCGCATGCAAACTTAAATCTTCGGATTCTCCTAACTTGTTTCGCAAACAGTTGCAACACTCGTACTACTCACAATCACAGGAAACACGATGACAAGTGAAAAGGTAAGAGAGATTTTACATATGTTGATACAGGAACATACTGGAGTTGTGATGGTATGCAGACGCAACAGACGCTCGTGGAAGTTGCTAGGCGTGCAAAGCCATGAATAAGTTCTGCTTACGGGCATGCTCTGGAATAAGTCGGTTGACTATGTCGGTTGGAATTCCTTGAAGCTCTATCAAAGAGAATAGAAGGAAACATAAAAGGAGCATTAGAAACATGGAaaccaaatataaaaaattccGGTGAATGCAAAACTGCACGTTTATAtaataagaataaaaaaggaCACAATCGAGCCTTTTTATTCACATTAGGTTAAAGAACTTGCAATTATCATAATAGCCAATGCCAGCAATCTCcacaaaaatttctaaaaaggtGAAATGGTACTATGTTTTATGTAAATGATTCAAATCAAACTCACCCTGGGCGTTAAAGTTAAATAGAGGAGGAAGAGGGCGACCATTAGGAAGACGAGTATTTGGGTCTCTCAATTCATCAAAGAAAGGGTGAATGCAAGCTTCCAACTGCAAAACCAAAGCAATAACGTAATTAGCGCtgaattgttttctttcttttttaccgaagGAAACTAAAATTGAAAGTCATACTTACAGCAGTACATCGCAGGTTCGGGGAATACTGGAAAAACCTACAAACAAGATCTACTGCCTCTGGGGGTAAGCGTTTTTGGAATACCTGCAACATGACAAGAATATCATGGTTAATCTCCATGATGAATAAATTCCTATTTAGAGCAACAGCTTATCACAACCGAAATGAACAACAGCAATAATGATGAAAGCTACATATGAGATGGATATAAATATCACATCAATGGGAACAGGTATAATGCGTTCCGCATTAGATAATATAATTTGGCTGAAGACGTGTTAGGCAGTCAAAGATTCATGATTAAGCTCTTTACTTTCGTGAGTTTATTTCAGCATCCGAAAGACACTCAAGAAAATTATCAATATTAacttcagaaaagaaaaaaaaaacataggatTCCCAAgccataaataaaatattaatgcaAGCCTTGGCCCCATACAGAATTTTTAACCTTCAATACCTATATGTCATGACCTCAtgatttcttaatgaataaATCTATGAATAATAGTCTCCATCTCCATGCAAATTGCCAATCCCACTTTGCCAGCTCCGCATATACATTATTTTTGCACGCCCACTCATCTTAAATATATTAGAAACTAAACGATACCAAGGTTCATATCAGTTCACACCATCATGCCCCTAATCACCACCCAATTATACCTTAAAAAGTCTCATACACATCACAAACAGACAGTGCATTAATCTCTGAAGCAGATTCCACTGGACAAGGCACTAGTCACATACCAAGAGTTCATACATCCAACCTGGAACAAATTTATAATTTCTATTGATGTACTTTCATCGGATTTTATGTCTTATTAGATACATGAGAAATGCAACATACAGTGAAAAGTCATCCCTAACTTGACCAAAGAAGCCAGGAAAACTCAAACTCATCAAAGCCCCGCTTACTATACTTGAAGTTACTCAATTTTCAGTCACCAATCAGTTCCACGTAGACTATAtccttagagcatctccaatgggtTCCCTAAATGAGCTCCTAGCTAAAAATTAGGGAGAATTTGGAAAAAAATTCATCTCCAAGACACTCCCTACCCTGCTCCTAGCATAGCAAATCCTCTAAGAACTCCTAAATTTGGGGAGGGAAAAGGGATCTCCTAGCATTGATTACTTTTCAAATATAAACTCTGTTTGTATTGGTTCATAGTTACTATGACTCCCCAAATTAGACAATATGGTTGGAGTAGAAATTTTCTAGGTAGCTCCTAAGATAACTTTCTAGTCTTTTCAGTTAAATTTGACTTGAAAATATAGAGCAtgattggagatgctcttacaTGATAGGATTAGGACATCACCTTaaaatattttccttttctttcttggCATGTTTACATGGTGCAAATCATCCCTAGCTCAACCAAAGAAGCCAACGAAACTCGAAGTGAAAAACGTCATGCTTTACTAGTTAGAGCCTACAAATCTTCATTCATCAATCAGCTCTCTCAGGCTATATCCCATTACGGCAGGTCATCAATttaatgacatttttttttcctgtccCTTAACATGTTCTTGGAAAACACTATACTTAAGTGCACAAAATTCTATTTACTTTAGCAATCAGTGTAATCACTTATCAAAACCATTGTGGAGATTCTTCATAACTAAACAGCAACATTTCTCTTTGCAATCTACTGAGTACAGTCTCCTAATTTAACAAAACTTGAGAGTGGCCTGCTAAGGACaccaaccaaataaaaaaattaacccTAGTCTCAGTACAAAGGATTAGTCAAATTATTACTAGTATTTCACACATAAAGACTACTTTCTGAATTAGCAACAGCAGGAGCATTTTTCATGCTAGGTTTGACGATGACAATGTACACATATCAGCACAATAATACACTTTAAGGTCTAGCAATACATCATGGCTTgatctataaaataaaatttgaagtcACAAGCATGCATCTaagaataatattagagtacgcgCAAAGACACACCTTGTGCCACGGATGAGGCTTTATCTGTGGGAATTTAAATTCAGTATAGTTTGGATTCATGCACTTTATCTCCTCCCTGGTTGGAGTCCCCAAAACCTGCACAAAAAAGTATAATTAACCGTATGTCTATTCATTCCCTTTTTCATAATTGTGGAAATTTGAAAGCGTGAAAACAACAGCTTCTTAAAGACTAGAGAACTGTAGACTTTTAAATCATAGAAGATTTCACCACCAAAAAAAATGATGACATTCTAAGGAGTAACAGTTTATAATAGTTGATTGAACCTAGGATGACCAAAATCAACCCAAAAAGAGTCAAAGCGAACTCATATACTCAACCCTGATGATTTTGTTTTACAGTTTTAATCCGATATTCAAAGTTCgctaaataaatacaaaatggCAATCTACACAGAACTAGATTGGCATCCTCACCTTAATTATCTCAACTAGTTGGTCCACTCCACTTTCGCCAGGAAACAAGGGCTGCAAGAGAATTTGGCTAGacaatattaaatatttttaaggaCAAGAGTAACAAAAACAGCAAGTATTCACATATTTGAGTACCAAATCACCTGGCCAAGAAGTAATTCAGCCATCACACAACCTGTAGACCATATATCAATAGCTGTTGTGTACTCAGTGGCACCAAATATCAATTCTGGAGCACGATAATATCTTGAGCAGATGTAAGAAACATTTGGTTCTCCTTTCACCTGATAAACACAAATGGAACAGCCTTGTAAGCAAATGAAATTAGATAACAAGACCATAAGACACCTTCATCAGTAAAAAGGATGGAGTGCAAAACTCACCAACACTTTTGCACTCCCAAAATCACAAAGTTTCAGCTGATGCGTGTGTGGATTCACCTGAATGACATGAAGCATTAGAACATGACCAACAAAAGGTGAATGGCAGAGTATAGACACACGCATATAGATGTAGAAAAATTATTCAAAGAGGAGGCCCGCATTTTAAGAAAAGTGTAGACATCCTTGTAGAGGCCATCCTGCAGTGTAGTCCAATGAATCGAATCCTCTACTTTCTCAGACCCTTCCGAGGATACTCCTTGAACATTAGACAAATTGAATACAATTTAGGCCTTGTGATCAGATAAATTCTTAGAGTGGGACCTAAAAAGTGGATGGCTCAAATTATTGAAAGACAATGCGGAACGTGCCCAACAAGAAAGTTCAAACTTCTGCAAAATGTGCCCCAAGTTATTCAATACTATCTATCTTGTTTCTTTATTAATTTCTTGGTTATGGTATTTGACCAACTTTCTTTTAAGCTTGCTAGGCTGACAATGATAATACAGCCTTACAAACTGATAACAGCCTTACAAACTGATAAGGAAGGGTAGTAACTTCCTATTTACGCCCTTTAAGAAATAAAAATCAAGTCCTTTCCATAGACACCAAAATGCTCAATATAATATAGGCTCTAAGAGAACTAATATCTAATCCTCaaaggaagaagagaaactGCAATCACTAAAATCACCCCAAACCCATGAATTCTAAAAGTTACGCATCAAACTACTTTCTTATTGAAATTGAAGGATATCATATGAGATAGCTTGATGAGAATGTTATCCATAACGCTGCAGGGAATTTCTGAAATTGGAGGACTCAAGGTACATAAAATAGAGGCACAGAAGCAGCatggtgtggaaacttagacACACACAAAACACATATAGAGATATACATGGAAGGTTCAAAGTCTACCAGCTACTAAGTATTGATCCTGTAATCATTAGAGCAGCGTGTTGTCAGAAGAACTACATTGTGCATGTGCAGCATTACCCTAACTCCCTAAGCGCTGCTTGATTTAAAATAAAGTCTAACTTAATTACAACATTTATAGGAAAACACGGAAAGCTTATGGTAGTTCAAGAAGCAACAAAACGCTCATATTATGCCTTCGACTCTGAAAACAATATTACCATCTAAATAACAAAGGTATTGCACCAATTTGACACATATATGAGAGTTGACTAGTAAAAGCAATCACTGGCTCTGCTTAGTAGACCAGGTTATTGGTCAGACAGATAACTTGCAATGGTGTAAATCACATATTTTGTCATACAGGAGCTCCCAGTTccttaggaagaaaaaaaaaatcttacaaGTAAGTTCTGAGGCTTGATATCACGGTGACAGATtccaatacaattatgtatatAAGCAAGTGCCCTGCATATCTGCACCACAACAAAGTTGAAAAAGAGAAGCCTTAGATTGTGTTCGTTACAA
Above is a window of Malus sylvestris chromosome 15, drMalSylv7.2, whole genome shotgun sequence DNA encoding:
- the LOC126602423 gene encoding phosphoribosylamine--glycine ligase-like isoform X1, which encodes MGCKTLDLAGAISLKLNNNTHFLRCSPKPFLAFVGSIRSRRHPNGSPSTLLTFRPHKSPPSFSLRAQSATVAPVERVVVLVIGGGGREHALCYALKRSPSCDTVFCAPGNPGISTSGDATCISDLDISDSSAVISFCRKWGVGLVVVGPEAPLVAGLVNDLLKVGIHAFGPSSEAAALEGSKNFMKSLCDKYGIPTAKYQTFTDPSAAKQYIQEQGVPVVVKADGLAAGKGVIVAMTLNEAFDAVDSMLVKGSFGSAGCRVIVEEYLEGEEASFFAMVDGENAIPLESAQDHKRVGDGDMGPNTGGMGAYSPAPILTKELEDLVMKSIIYPTVKGMSAEGRKFVGVLYAGLMIEKKSGLPKLIEYNVRFGDPECQVLMVRLESDLAQVLLAACRGQLSEVSLNWSAGSAMVVVMASKGYPGSYEKGSVIRNLDEAEAVTPSVKVFHAGTALDLDGNFIAAGGRVLGVTAKGIDLKEARDRAYQGVEEINWPGGFYRCDIGWRALPLPQKQFASRG
- the LOC126602426 gene encoding shaggy-related protein kinase kappa-like, translated to MASASLGNGGVGSSRSVNGFKGSSSSVDWLGREMLEMSLRDKPDRDDDRDSEPDVIDGVGAETGRVIRTTVGGRSGQSRQTVSYISEHVVGTGSFGVVFQAKCRETGEIVAIKKVLQDKRYKNRELQIMQMLDHPNIVALKHCFFSTTDKEEVYLNLVLEFVPETVNRIARNYSRISQRMPITYVKLYTYQICRALAYIHNCIGICHRDIKPQNLLVNPHTHQLKLCDFGSAKVLVKGEPNVSYICSRYYRAPELIFGATEYTTAIDIWSTGCVMAELLLGQPLFPGESGVDQLVEIIKVLGTPTREEIKCMNPNYTEFKFPQIKPHPWHKVFQKRLPPEAVDLVCRFFQYSPNLRCTALEACIHPFFDELRDPNTRLPNGRPLPPLFNFNAQELQGIPTDIVNRLIPEHARKQNLFMALHA
- the LOC126602423 gene encoding phosphoribosylamine--glycine ligase-like isoform X2, producing MGCKTLDLAGAISLKLNNNTHFLRCSPKPFLAFVGSIRSRRHPNGSPSTLLTFRPHKSPPSFSLRAQSATVAPERVVVLVIGGGGREHALCYALKRSPSCDTVFCAPGNPGISTSGDATCISDLDISDSSAVISFCRKWGVGLVVVGPEAPLVAGLVNDLLKVGIHAFGPSSEAAALEGSKNFMKSLCDKYGIPTAKYQTFTDPSAAKQYIQEQGVPVVVKADGLAAGKGVIVAMTLNEAFDAVDSMLVKGSFGSAGCRVIVEEYLEGEEASFFAMVDGENAIPLESAQDHKRVGDGDMGPNTGGMGAYSPAPILTKELEDLVMKSIIYPTVKGMSAEGRKFVGVLYAGLMIEKKSGLPKLIEYNVRFGDPECQVLMVRLESDLAQVLLAACRGQLSEVSLNWSAGSAMVVVMASKGYPGSYEKGSVIRNLDEAEAVTPSVKVFHAGTALDLDGNFIAAGGRVLGVTAKGIDLKEARDRAYQGVEEINWPGGFYRCDIGWRALPLPQKQFASRG
- the LOC126602423 gene encoding phosphoribosylamine--glycine ligase, chloroplastic-like isoform X3 gives rise to the protein MGCKTLDLAGAISLKLNNNTHFLRCSPKPFLAFVGSIRSRRHPNGSPSTLLTFRPHKSPPSFSLRAQSATVAPVERVVVLVIGGGGREHALCYALKRSPSCDTVFCAPGNPGISTSGDATCISDLDISDSSAVISFCRKWGVGLVVVGPEAPLVAGLVNDLLKVGIHAFGPSSEAAALEGSKNFMKSLCDKYGIPTAKYQTFTDPSAAKQYIQEQGVPVVVKADGLAAGKGVIVAMTLNEAFDAVDSMLVKGSFGSAGCRVIVEEYLEGEEASFFAMVDGENAIPLESAQDHKRVGDGDMGPNTGGMGAYSPAPILTKELEDLVMKSIIYPTVKGMSAEGRKFVGVLYAGLMIEKKSGLPKLIEYNVRFGDPECQFQCTGLDCVPPLLVRPLFFFLSTCTSYVGYEHHMVSSISLHSAHYVA